ACACCTTAAGGAGATACCATATATCAAGCTATCCAATAAGCAGTTACGATTTAAGAAGCGAGACATAGATAAATGGCTTGAGACCCTGAAAACACCAGCTATAAACGATTTTAAGGGAAAATTGAAGGCGGTGAAATGAGAGATGACCAACGGATACGTAATCCATTTACTATAGAATATTACATTATATATTCAACAAGTTATGCTTATGTGTATTGTAAAATGTATAGTTGAAAAATAAAGCTTGACAAACTAAACATTGTTTAGTGAAATAGAATAGACATGGATAAGTGGACATCTGATAAGATTAAAGAATTAAGGCTATCATTACAATTAACACAAAAAAAGTTTGCCAATCTTATAGGTGTAACTGATATCTATGTTATCTATCTTGAGAAGGGGGTGAGAACACCGGGGAAAACTTTATGTATTTTATTCGATTGCATTAAGAGCAAGGAAAACGAAAAAGGAAAGGTAGGTGATAAACGTGGTAAAAGGCATATACAAAAGGGGTAATATCTTTTGGATCCGCTATGCCGGTCTTGATGGTAAGACAATCTACGAGTCAACCCATTCAAACAAGTTTCAGGATGCTGTAACGCTC
Above is a window of Pseudomonadota bacterium DNA encoding:
- a CDS encoding helix-turn-helix transcriptional regulator; the encoded protein is MDKWTSDKIKELRLSLQLTQKKFANLIGVTDIYVIYLEKGVRTPGKTLCILFDCIKSKENEKGKVGDKRGKRHIQKG